In Zingiber officinale cultivar Zhangliang chromosome 3B, Zo_v1.1, whole genome shotgun sequence, a single window of DNA contains:
- the LOC122054685 gene encoding LOB domain-containing protein 25-like, producing MSNFTRCAACRYLRRRCCGDCTLAPFFPSTNPTRFAYVHRVFGASNVARMLQQIPAEQRRQAADAIALEAYWRVQDPVYGSVGVISRLQREINAAQRELAETQAHITLYAARAQSPTTQFDPSI from the exons ATGTCTAACTTCACTCGATGCGCGGCTTGCAGATATCTTCGAAGGCGATGCTGCGGAGATTGCACGTTGGCTCCCTTCTTCCCCTCGACGAACCCCACGCGATTCGCATACGTCCACCGTGTCTTTGGGGCTAGCAACGTCGCTCGAATGCTACAG CAAATTCCGGCCGAGCAGCGAAGGCAAGCGGCCGATGCCATCGCTCTAGAGGCGTATTGGAGAGTGCAAGACCCGGTGTACGGGAGTGTCGGTGTGATATCGAGGCTTCAGCGAGAGATCAACGCGGCTCAGCGTGAGCTAGCCGAGACGCAGGCGCACATCACACTCTATGCGGCTCGAGCTCAATCACCAACCACTCAGTTTGATCCGTCTATATAA